In a single window of the Allobranchiibius huperziae genome:
- a CDS encoding cytochrome c oxidase assembly protein yields the protein MPAFTPASWLTAWTWSWPGVVVALLLTAPYLALAGRAARRGERWPWWRTAVYLVAGVGSLIYVTCGPIGAYRTSLLWCFGGQVGVVASVTPLALAIGDPVGLVRRVRPGAVTVLQGRVARVLMFPLLASVLAAVSIVLVFFTGYAQWAITSGIGELVLLVHLLAVGVLVVLPLLTEELLPAWATAPVRALFAFVDGLLDAIPGILVMTASSLLVPDFPGWGTPAHAHFSKTLDQKFTGGALLGVAEAIGVPLLAAVFVQWMRSDAVEAAQVDARLDAQERIGPAPTARTQVEEPEAQGDRPWWLDDPRMADRFHKRNDSTGN from the coding sequence GTGCCTGCCTTCACTCCGGCCTCGTGGCTGACCGCCTGGACCTGGTCGTGGCCCGGCGTCGTCGTGGCGCTGCTGCTCACGGCGCCCTACCTCGCGCTGGCCGGACGCGCAGCGCGCCGGGGTGAGCGGTGGCCCTGGTGGCGCACCGCGGTCTACCTGGTGGCCGGCGTCGGATCGTTGATCTATGTGACCTGCGGACCGATCGGGGCCTACCGCACGAGTCTGCTGTGGTGTTTCGGCGGCCAGGTGGGGGTGGTCGCCTCCGTCACACCGCTCGCGCTGGCGATCGGAGATCCGGTCGGGCTCGTACGCCGGGTCCGTCCCGGCGCGGTCACCGTGCTGCAGGGGCGCGTCGCACGGGTGCTGATGTTCCCCCTGCTGGCATCCGTCCTGGCCGCCGTCAGCATCGTGCTGGTCTTCTTCACCGGATACGCGCAGTGGGCGATCACCTCCGGGATCGGCGAATTGGTGCTCCTGGTGCACCTGCTCGCGGTGGGGGTCCTCGTCGTACTGCCGCTCCTCACCGAGGAGTTGCTGCCCGCGTGGGCGACCGCACCGGTGCGCGCGCTGTTCGCCTTCGTCGACGGGTTGCTCGACGCCATCCCCGGCATCCTGGTGATGACTGCGTCCTCGCTGCTGGTGCCGGACTTCCCGGGCTGGGGCACTCCGGCACACGCGCACTTCAGCAAGACGCTGGACCAGAAGTTCACCGGTGGGGCCCTGCTCGGCGTCGCCGAGGCCATCGGGGTGCCTTTGCTGGCAGCGGTGTTCGTGCAGTGGATGCGCAGCGACGCGGTCGAGGCCGCACAGGTCGATGCACGACTCGACGCTCAGGAGCGCATCGGTCCTGCTCCGACGGCGCGCACCCAGGTCGAGGAACCCGAGGCGCAGGGCGACCGACCCTGGTGGTTGGACGACCCACGAATGGCCGACCGCTTCCACAAGCGCAACGACTCCACCGGCAACTGA
- a CDS encoding NAD(P)H-binding protein, whose product MTSRIALVTGATGYIGGLLVPKLLESGWQVRVLSRHPEALRAREWADRVEVAQGSASDPDDMKQALDGVDTAYYLLHSMDGGGDFVRRDREMAHVVAEAAHSAGVRRLVYLSGLHPTGHLSPHLGSRVEVGEILLASGVPTAVLQAGVVLGDGSASFDMLRHLTERLPAVVAPRWLRNRIQPVAIDDVLHYLVGAADLAPDVNRTFDVGGPDVLTYAEMMREYARVTGLGSPLIATVPVLTPQLASHWVGAVTPVSAGIARPLVGSLVHEAVCHEDDILEVVGPPPGGRTSYDDAIQAATAGFDPQGWRHQAYQVLGGVVGVAGIGAIAAGLVRRKS is encoded by the coding sequence ATGACGTCTCGCATCGCTCTGGTCACAGGCGCCACCGGGTACATCGGCGGCCTGCTGGTGCCGAAGCTGCTCGAAAGTGGCTGGCAGGTAAGGGTGCTCAGCCGCCACCCGGAGGCGCTGCGGGCCCGGGAGTGGGCCGACCGTGTCGAGGTCGCGCAGGGCAGCGCGTCGGACCCGGACGACATGAAGCAGGCGCTCGACGGCGTCGACACCGCGTACTACCTGCTGCACTCGATGGACGGCGGGGGCGACTTCGTACGCCGCGACCGCGAGATGGCCCACGTCGTGGCGGAGGCGGCGCACAGCGCGGGCGTCCGACGGCTGGTCTACCTGTCCGGGCTGCACCCGACCGGTCACCTGTCGCCGCACCTCGGCTCGCGGGTCGAGGTAGGGGAGATCCTGCTCGCGAGCGGCGTCCCCACGGCTGTGCTGCAGGCGGGCGTGGTGCTCGGTGACGGGTCGGCGTCGTTCGACATGCTGCGGCACCTGACCGAGCGGCTCCCGGCTGTCGTGGCGCCGCGGTGGTTGCGCAACCGCATCCAACCGGTGGCCATCGACGACGTGCTCCACTACCTGGTGGGCGCCGCCGATCTCGCCCCGGACGTCAACCGGACCTTCGACGTGGGCGGTCCCGACGTGCTCACCTACGCCGAGATGATGCGGGAGTACGCCCGGGTGACGGGACTCGGATCACCACTGATCGCAACGGTTCCCGTGCTCACGCCGCAGCTCGCGAGTCACTGGGTCGGGGCGGTCACCCCCGTGTCCGCGGGGATCGCGCGCCCGCTGGTCGGCAGTCTCGTACACGAGGCGGTCTGTCACGAGGACGACATCCTCGAGGTGGTGGGCCCACCGCCCGGCGGGCGCACGTCGTACGACGACGCGATCCAGGCCGCGACCGCGGGTTTCGACCCGCAGGGGTGGCGCCACCAGGCCTACCAGGTCCTCGGTGGGGTTGTCGGCGTCGCGGGCATCGGCGCCATCGCAGCCGGGCTCGTGCGCCGCAAGAGCTGA
- a CDS encoding dihydrofolate reductase — MTITLIAAVARNGVIGRDGDMPWHVPGEQRGFKAATMGHPMLMGRKTFAAMGALPGRRSIVLTRDPDFRADGVEVARSLDEALLLTQDEDFFVVGGAQIYALALPYADRLLLSLIPQEPAGDAYFPGWPYDDAPAWRESAREDHDGWTVLTYDRVTPRTQVVHGPRIARGARQKIGASVAVMHEGRLLVTRREDNGLWCLPGGGVDAGETWSEAALREAREETGLEVAIDGVLAAYTDPNVVVAYPDGHHTQIFGVCFRAHPVSGEAGISDEVTETRWVTREEAAGLPLIPTARRLVPQAFDTGDVTYD, encoded by the coding sequence ATGACGATCACCCTCATCGCCGCCGTCGCCCGCAACGGCGTGATCGGCCGGGACGGTGACATGCCCTGGCACGTCCCCGGCGAGCAGCGCGGCTTCAAGGCCGCGACCATGGGCCACCCGATGCTGATGGGTCGCAAGACCTTCGCGGCCATGGGCGCCCTACCCGGGCGGCGGTCGATCGTGCTGACCCGCGATCCGGACTTCCGGGCCGACGGCGTGGAGGTGGCGCGCAGCCTGGACGAGGCCCTCCTACTCACGCAGGACGAGGACTTCTTCGTCGTGGGCGGAGCCCAGATCTACGCACTCGCACTTCCCTACGCCGACCGGCTGCTGCTCTCCCTCATCCCGCAGGAGCCGGCCGGAGACGCCTACTTCCCCGGCTGGCCCTACGACGACGCACCGGCCTGGCGCGAAAGTGCCCGCGAGGACCACGACGGGTGGACCGTCCTGACCTACGACCGGGTCACGCCGCGCACCCAGGTCGTGCACGGTCCCCGGATCGCCCGCGGGGCGCGGCAGAAGATCGGCGCCAGCGTCGCGGTCATGCACGAGGGCCGGCTGCTCGTCACGCGCCGCGAGGACAACGGCCTGTGGTGCCTGCCCGGTGGCGGCGTCGACGCCGGCGAGACCTGGTCGGAGGCCGCCCTCCGCGAGGCCCGTGAGGAGACCGGTCTCGAGGTCGCGATCGACGGGGTGCTGGCCGCGTACACCGACCCGAACGTCGTGGTCGCCTACCCCGACGGGCACCACACCCAGATCTTCGGCGTCTGCTTCCGCGCCCACCCGGTCTCAGGCGAGGCGGGCATCTCCGACGAAGTGACCGAAACCCGTTGGGTGACCCGTGAAGAGGCCGCCGGGCTGCCCTTGATCCCCACTGCGCGGCGGCTCGTGCCGCAGGCGTTCGACACAGGCGATGTGACCTATGACTGA
- a CDS encoding VOC family protein: MAISLNPYLNFKGRAREAMTFYASVLGGTPDLVTFAQFKMPVPAGEEENIMHGYLRTEKGLELMGADVPSTMQMNPVGGMTISLSGEADDDDELTAYWKGLSEGAKIDMPLEKAPWGAKFGQLTDKFGVPWLVNIQLEQPGS; the protein is encoded by the coding sequence ATGGCCATCAGCCTCAACCCCTACCTGAACTTCAAAGGCCGCGCCCGCGAGGCGATGACCTTCTACGCCTCCGTCCTGGGCGGCACGCCCGACCTCGTCACCTTCGCGCAGTTCAAGATGCCGGTGCCGGCGGGGGAGGAGGAGAACATCATGCACGGCTACCTGCGGACCGAGAAGGGTCTGGAGCTGATGGGGGCCGACGTGCCGAGCACGATGCAGATGAATCCTGTCGGCGGGATGACCATCTCGCTGTCCGGTGAGGCCGACGACGACGACGAGCTCACGGCGTACTGGAAGGGCCTGTCCGAGGGCGCCAAGATCGACATGCCGCTGGAGAAGGCGCCGTGGGGCGCCAAGTTCGGCCAGCTGACCGACAAGTTCGGCGTGCCGTGGCTGGTGAACATCCAGTTGGAGCAGCCCGGCAGCTGA
- a CDS encoding GNAT family N-acetyltransferase, translating to MTDLTPTPDAAVRTARATDADAVGAVQAQLWREAYGMFLSPELLEQFTPEAFAQVWAESLTSPPSPLHRLLVATQGADLVGFVAIGPGEHEGTGEILVGGVLASHRRSGHGSRLLNAAVDTLRAGDFGQVEGWVLALDEQTRGFAEQAGLSADGAWRERALPGDSAAREVRLRAWIGPVED from the coding sequence ATGACTGACCTCACCCCCACCCCCGACGCGGCGGTCCGCACCGCCCGCGCCACCGATGCCGACGCGGTCGGCGCCGTGCAGGCGCAGCTGTGGCGCGAGGCGTACGGCATGTTCCTGTCGCCTGAGTTGCTCGAGCAGTTCACGCCCGAGGCCTTCGCGCAGGTGTGGGCCGAGTCGCTCACCAGTCCCCCGAGCCCGCTGCACCGACTGCTGGTGGCTACGCAGGGCGCCGACCTCGTCGGGTTCGTGGCCATCGGGCCCGGCGAGCACGAGGGCACCGGCGAGATCCTCGTCGGCGGCGTGCTGGCGAGCCACCGGCGCTCCGGGCACGGCTCACGACTGCTCAACGCCGCGGTCGACACCCTGCGAGCCGGCGACTTCGGGCAGGTCGAGGGATGGGTGCTCGCCCTCGACGAGCAGACGCGCGGGTTCGCCGAGCAGGCAGGGCTGTCCGCGGACGGCGCCTGGCGCGAGCGGGCGCTGCCCGGCGACAGCGCGGCCCGCGAGGTGCGCCTGCGCGCCTGGATCGGCCCCGTCGAGGACTGA
- the dapB gene encoding 4-hydroxy-tetrahydrodipicolinate reductase yields MSERIPVAVIGSSGRMGSAAVQAIDDATDLDLVGRFGHGDPLGDLGGASVAVELTTPDASPDNVAHCVAAGVHCVVGTTGWSPQRLQALEAQLVDHPRVGVLIAPNFAIGALLMMAFAQRAARFYESVEIIETHHPDKVDAPSGTAARTASLVAAARASAGLVDVPDATRTDPHGARGARIDGIPVHALRMRGRVAHQEVAFGAAGEALTIRHDSFDRVSFMPGVLAAVRAVGDRPGLTVGLEHLLDL; encoded by the coding sequence GTGAGCGAACGCATCCCCGTAGCCGTCATCGGGTCCTCCGGTCGGATGGGATCGGCTGCCGTGCAGGCCATCGACGACGCAACGGATCTGGACCTGGTGGGTCGCTTCGGTCACGGCGATCCGCTCGGCGACCTGGGCGGCGCCAGTGTCGCGGTGGAGTTGACAACGCCCGATGCCTCGCCGGACAACGTCGCGCACTGCGTGGCTGCCGGCGTGCACTGCGTCGTCGGGACGACGGGCTGGTCGCCGCAGCGGCTGCAGGCGCTCGAGGCGCAGCTGGTCGACCACCCGCGGGTCGGCGTGCTCATCGCGCCCAACTTCGCGATCGGCGCGCTGCTGATGATGGCGTTCGCGCAGCGCGCCGCCCGGTTCTACGAGTCGGTGGAGATCATCGAGACCCACCACCCGGACAAGGTCGACGCACCCTCGGGTACGGCGGCGCGCACCGCGTCGCTGGTCGCGGCGGCCCGTGCAAGCGCCGGACTGGTCGACGTACCGGACGCGACCCGCACCGATCCGCACGGCGCTCGCGGTGCCCGCATCGACGGCATTCCCGTGCACGCGCTGCGGATGCGCGGACGGGTGGCGCACCAGGAGGTCGCCTTCGGCGCGGCGGGGGAGGCCCTCACGATCCGGCACGACTCCTTCGACCGGGTGAGCTTCATGCCCGGCGTGCTGGCCGCGGTGCGCGCGGTCGGCGACCGGCCGGGTCTGACCGTCGGACTGGAGCACCTTCTCGACCTGTGA
- a CDS encoding MFS transporter — translation MSEAASPREQRTRGVRRRYEAEHPRYKWVALSNTTLGVLMATINSSIVIISLPAIFRGIGLNPLGAGNISYLLWTLMGFLVVSAVLVVTLGRLGDMFGRVKIYNLGFVVFTISSLFLTVDPLHQGGGAMWIILGRLVQGVGGAMLMANSTAILTDAFPSHQRGMALGINQVAAIAGSFLGLIIGGVLSEWHWRAIFLVSVPIGLLGTVWSYTSLRELGVKRRGTLDIPGNITFAGGVTAILVAITYGIQPYGGHSMGWTNPWVLAGLIGGLALLVAFTVIESKVKDPMFSMGLFKIKAFAAGNFAGLLASIGRGGMQFMLIIWLQGIWLPLHGYDYQSTPLWAGIYLLPLTVGFLIAGPASGFMSDRVGARAFASGGLVLTAATFVGLILIPVNFSYPVFALLLFLNGIGSGMFSAPNTTAIMNSVPANQRGAASGMRATFFNSGTSLSIGIFFSLMIVGLASHLPDQLRTGLAAQHVPAGVADQVAGLPPVGSLFAAFLGFNPIQSLLGPTGVLKQVPAGNAKTLTGREFFPHLLSGPFHDGLVIVFLTAAAMMLIAAVASLLRGGHYVHDDDDDDAPAGSDAVRDEEVNQPA, via the coding sequence ATGTCCGAGGCCGCTTCGCCCCGCGAGCAGCGCACCCGTGGCGTACGCCGTCGCTACGAGGCCGAGCACCCGCGCTACAAGTGGGTGGCACTGTCGAACACGACGCTCGGCGTGCTGATGGCGACGATCAACTCCTCGATCGTGATCATCTCGCTGCCGGCGATCTTCCGCGGGATCGGGCTGAACCCGCTCGGCGCCGGGAACATCAGCTACCTGTTGTGGACGCTCATGGGGTTCCTGGTCGTCTCCGCGGTGCTGGTCGTCACGCTCGGGCGCCTGGGCGACATGTTCGGCCGGGTGAAGATCTACAACCTCGGCTTCGTGGTCTTCACCATCTCCTCCCTCTTCCTCACGGTCGATCCGTTGCACCAGGGCGGGGGCGCGATGTGGATCATCCTGGGACGCCTCGTGCAGGGCGTCGGCGGCGCGATGCTGATGGCGAACTCGACGGCGATCCTCACCGACGCCTTCCCGTCCCACCAGCGCGGGATGGCCCTCGGCATCAACCAGGTCGCGGCCATCGCGGGATCGTTCCTCGGCCTGATCATCGGCGGCGTGCTGTCCGAATGGCACTGGCGCGCCATCTTCCTGGTGAGCGTCCCGATCGGCCTGCTCGGCACCGTGTGGTCCTACACCTCGCTGCGCGAGCTCGGCGTGAAGCGCCGCGGCACCCTCGACATCCCCGGCAACATCACCTTCGCCGGCGGCGTGACCGCGATCCTCGTCGCGATCACCTACGGGATCCAGCCGTACGGCGGCCACTCGATGGGGTGGACCAACCCCTGGGTGCTCGCCGGACTGATCGGCGGCCTGGCGCTCCTCGTGGCGTTCACCGTCATCGAGTCCAAGGTGAAGGACCCGATGTTCTCGATGGGTCTGTTCAAGATCAAGGCGTTCGCGGCCGGCAACTTCGCCGGGCTGCTCGCCTCGATCGGCCGGGGCGGCATGCAGTTCATGCTGATCATCTGGCTGCAGGGCATCTGGCTCCCGCTGCACGGATACGACTACCAGAGCACTCCTCTGTGGGCCGGCATCTACCTGCTGCCGCTCACCGTGGGCTTCCTGATCGCCGGACCGGCGTCCGGTTTCATGTCCGACCGGGTCGGTGCTCGCGCGTTCGCCAGCGGCGGCCTGGTGCTGACGGCCGCGACGTTCGTCGGGCTCATCCTCATTCCGGTCAACTTCAGCTACCCGGTCTTCGCGCTGCTGCTCTTCCTCAACGGCATCGGGTCCGGGATGTTCTCCGCTCCCAACACCACGGCCATCATGAACAGCGTGCCGGCCAACCAACGCGGAGCGGCGTCCGGGATGCGCGCGACGTTCTTCAACTCCGGCACATCGCTCTCGATCGGGATCTTCTTCTCACTGATGATCGTCGGACTGGCCTCGCACCTGCCCGACCAGCTGCGCACCGGCCTGGCCGCCCAGCACGTGCCGGCAGGGGTGGCCGATCAGGTCGCCGGACTGCCGCCGGTCGGGTCGCTCTTCGCGGCGTTCCTCGGCTTCAACCCGATCCAGTCGCTGCTCGGTCCGACCGGAGTGCTGAAGCAGGTGCCGGCCGGTAACGCCAAGACCCTGACCGGTCGGGAGTTCTTCCCGCACCTGTTGAGCGGCCCCTTCCACGACGGCCTGGTGATCGTCTTCCTCACCGCCGCGGCGATGATGCTCATCGCGGCCGTGGCCAGCCTTCTGCGTGGCGGTCACTACGTGCACGACGACGACGATGACGATGCCCCCGCGGGCTCCGACGCCGTTCGCGACGAGGAAGTGAATCAGCCGGCCTGA
- a CDS encoding SIMPL domain-containing protein produces MSLTIRVHETATRHCPAERADLQLRIQAEGTDKHAVAERVRTVLRLLTDELADLERGGAVRRWSNEQVTTWSDRPYDPDGRRLPLTHQTSADVQARFADFEQLGHAVEQWCEIDEVRVEHVQWELTTATRNEASNSLRAQAVRSADEHAHQYARAAGKQAIEAVVIADSGSAQGGAEFREQARFAPSSGSSTDLRFAPRRIAVTIAIDVEFLAS; encoded by the coding sequence ATGTCGTTGACCATTCGGGTGCACGAGACCGCCACCAGGCACTGCCCTGCCGAGCGAGCCGATCTGCAGCTGCGTATCCAGGCGGAGGGCACGGACAAGCACGCAGTCGCCGAACGCGTACGCACGGTGCTGCGCCTACTGACCGACGAGCTCGCCGACCTCGAACGCGGCGGAGCGGTACGCCGCTGGAGCAACGAGCAGGTGACCACCTGGTCCGATCGGCCGTACGACCCCGACGGTCGCCGACTGCCGCTCACGCACCAGACCTCCGCCGACGTCCAGGCGCGCTTCGCGGACTTCGAACAGCTCGGGCACGCCGTGGAGCAGTGGTGCGAGATCGACGAGGTGCGGGTCGAGCACGTGCAGTGGGAGTTGACCACCGCCACCCGCAACGAGGCCAGCAACTCGCTGCGCGCGCAGGCGGTGCGGTCTGCTGACGAGCACGCTCACCAGTACGCGCGGGCAGCCGGCAAGCAGGCGATCGAAGCGGTCGTCATCGCCGACAGCGGATCTGCCCAGGGTGGGGCCGAGTTCCGCGAACAGGCTCGGTTCGCCCCGTCGAGCGGGTCCTCGACAGACCTGAGGTTCGCTCCACGCCGGATCGCGGTGACGATCGCGATCGACGTGGAGTTCCTCGCGAGCTGA